GATCTATGTATTGCCCGGTGGCCTCACACGCGTAGCGCTCAAGAAGGGCTCGCTGGTGGTGAATTCGTCCCAAGGCGGCGGCAGCAAGGACACGTGGGTGCTGTCCGACGGCGGCGGTGGCGAAGCCGAAGGAATCCACTGATGCTCAGCCGCGTCGCCGATTCGATTTATTGGATGAGCCGCTACATCGAGCGCGCGGAGAACGTGGCGCGCTTCATGGATGTCAACCTGCGCCTGATGCTGGATTTGCCGATGGGCGCCGAGGAGCAATGGGAGCCGATGGTCAACACCACGGGCGACCAAAAGCTCTTTGCCGGCAAGCATCCCGTGGCCACGCGCGAAAACGTGATCCGGTTCCTGGCGTTCGACGCGAGTTATCCCAACTCGATCCTCTCCTGCCTACGTTCGGCGCGCGAGAATGCCCGCTCGGTGCGGGAAATCATTTCCTCGGAGATGTGGGAGCAGTTGAACAAATTCTATCTGATGGTCAACGACGCCGCCCATTCCCAAGAGACACTGGACGAGCCCGCGGAATTCTTCGCCGCGGTGCGCAACGCCAGCCAGGCGTTCGGGGGAGCGATGAATGCGACCATGTCGCATGGCGAAGGCTGGCATTTTTGCCGGCTCGGTCTGCAATTGGAACGGGCGGACAAGACCTCGCGCATCCTGGACGTCAAATACTTTATCCTGCTGCCGACGCCCGCGGACGTCGGCACGCCGATCGACGACATCCAGTGGGCCGCGGTCCTGCGGTCGGCCAGCGCGTTTGAAATGTACCGGAAACGGCACGGACGCATCCTGCCCGAGAAGGTCGTGGATTTCCTGCTGCTCGACCGCGAGTTCCCCCGCGCGATCCACCATTGCCTGATCAAGTCGGAGGAATCGCTGCATTTGATTTCAGGCACGCCGCTGGGGACGTTTCGCAACCCCGCCGAGCAGCGGCTGGGGCAATTGCGCTCCGATGTCGCTTTTGCACAGGTCGGCGATATAATTGCCAGCGGATTGCATGAGTTCCTGGATGGATTCCAGACACGGCTCAACCTGGTCGGTGGCGCGATTTTTGAGACGTTTTTTGCGATTCGCCCGCTGGCGGAGGGAGCACGGTTCAAATAGCGAGGAGATCGACGAATGACATTCTGCCTGGGCATTAAAGTGCGCGAGGGACTGGTGGGATTGGCGGACACGCGAGTGACGATCGGCACCGAGGTGATCACCGCCCGCAAAGTGTACACACACCAGCGGGGGCGGCAATCGCTGTTCCTGATGGCGTCGGGCTTGCGGTCCGTGCGCGACAAGGCGCTCACGTATTTTGAGGAAGCGCTCAATGACCCCAACCAGTCCTACGACCGGATTTTCAAGGCGGTTAATTCCTTTGCGGCACAGGTCCGTCGCGTAGCCCAAGAGGACAAGGAAGCGCTCGCACAGAGCGGCCTGCTGTTTAACATCTACGGGTTGATCGGCGGGCAATTCGAGGGTGACACCGAACACAAAATGTACCTGGTGTATCCGGAAGGCAACTGGGTGGAAATTGGCCAGGGCACGCCGTACCAGATCATCGGCGCGGGCGGTTATGGCAAGCCGGTACTCGACCGCACGCTGACCTTCGAGGACACGATGCGATTTGCGTTCAAGGTTGGCTGCCTGGCGTTCGATTCGACGCGCATCAGCGCCGCGGACGTGGATTTTCCGATGGATGTTGTCCTGTATCCGCGCGATTCCTTCCAGTTGGTCGAACACCGCTACAAGAGGGAGGATTTGTTGGATATTTCCAACTGGTGGCAGGAGCGACTCCGCAAATCCGTGAGCGAATTACCCTCGGAATGGATCGAGCACGCCTTCTCCAAACTCATGCCGCACGCCGACAAAATCACCATTCTCCAGCAACCCCGGACGGGATAGATTCGTCCATGCTTTTTGAAGTCACGCACATTACCACGTACCGCTACAGCCGACCGGTGTTCCTGGAGCCGCACACGCTGCGGTTTCATCCCCGCAGTGATGGCCAGCAGCGCGTGAATCGGTTTGCACTGTCCGTCAATCCCTACCCCGATGTAATGACTGAGTGTCTCGACTGCGAAGGCAACGTTGTGACCGAAGTGTGGTTCGGGAGCCTGACCGATGCCTTCGAGGTCACGGTGAAATTCGCCGTCGAAACTCTGCGCGGCGACCCATTCGACTACCTCCTCTCTCCTACGGCCGAAAAACTGCCGATTCAGTATTCCAGCGAAGCAGGGCTTAGCCTGGTCCCCTATCTGGCGAGAGACGATATTGATGGCTCTGTCGCCCATTTCGCGCAGTCTGTCGTCCAGCAGGCCAAGGGGCAAACCGTTCCGTTCCTGTTTCTCCTCACCCAGCAAATCCACGATACCTGCCGCAACGTCATCCGCCAGGATGGCGATCCCCTGTCCGCGGCTGCAACGCTGGCGGCCCGTGAGGGATCATGCCGCGACCTGACGGTGCTATTCATGGATGCCTGCCGCGCACAAGGCATCGCGAGCCGGTTTGTGAGCGGCTATCAGGAGGGTGTGTCCGGGTTGTCGGAGCGCGACTTGCATGCCTGGGCCGAAGTCTATCTGCCCGGCGGCGGCTGGCGCGGCTACGATCCGACGCTGGGCCTCGCCGTGTCCGACCGCCACATCGCGGTCGCGGCCAGTCGAACATCGCGCGGGGCTGCGCCCATTACCGGCACATTTCGCGGCTCGGAGGCGACGACGCAAATGGCTTCACGCATCGAGCTTGTCGCTGCTGCATCACCGTCATGAGCAAATCACCATGAAAGCCATTGCCGTTTTTCCCGCAAAGCAGGAACTCGCGCTGATCTCGCATCCCGAGCCGGCGCTCACGTCACCGACACAGGCGAAACTGCGGATGCTCGAGGTTGGCGTCTGCGGTACTGACAAGGAGATTTGCGTGTTCCAGTACGGTACGCCACCGAGTGGGTCTGACCATTTGGTCATCGGGCACGAATCGTTGGCGGAAGTGATCGAGGTGGGCCAGGGCGTGTCGCGCGTCAAACCCGGCGATCTCATCGTGATGATGGTGCGGCGTCCGTGTTCCCATGCGGAGTGCCTGGCCTGCCGTTCGGATCGACAGGATTTCTGTTACACCGGCGATTTCACGGAGCGCGGCATCAAGGAGCAACACGGGTTCATGACCGAGTTCATCGTGGACGAGGAGAAGTATATGAACGTCGTGCCCCACGAACTGCGGGATGTCGCAGTACTCGTCGAGCCATTGACGATCGCGGAGAAAGGGCTGACGCAGTTGTGGCAGGTACAACAGCGTTTGCCGTGGGCCTGTCCTCTGGAACCAGGGAAAGCACCGGCTTCCTGTCACCGCGCGGTAGTATTGGGCGCCGGGCCGGTGGGCCTGTTGGGGGCGATGGCTTTGGTAAACCAAGGGTTCCAAACGTTCGTGTATTCACAAGAACCCAAGCCGAGTCCGAAATCATCCGTAGTAGACTCCATCGGAGCGATGTATGTGTCCGGCAAAGATACCTCGCTGGATCAACTCGCGGCGCTGGTCGGCAACATCGACATGGTCTACGAAGCGACGGGCGCTGCGGGCGTATCGTTCCAGTTGATGGAGCGGCTCGGAACGAACGGGGTGTTTCTTTTCACCGGGGTCCCCGGGCGCAAAGGGCCGATCGAATTGGACGCTGATCTAATCATGCGTAATCTTGTTCTCAAGAACCAGGTCATGTTCGGCACGGTCAACGCCAACCGTGAGGCGTTCGAGTCCGCGATTACTGACCTGAAAATCTTTATGAAGAAATGGCCCGGGGCCGTGCGCGCGCTGATTACCCAGCGCTATCCGATGGAGCGTTATCGGGACCTGTTGTTGGGCAAGGTGGGTGGAATCAAGAACGTCATTTCCATCGGTTGAAACGGGAACGAGGAAGCGATGACTCAGGAAGAGATCAGGCTCGGCGAGGATGCCCGCCGCGAAAAGAATTGGAAACGCTGGGGGCCGTACCTCTCCGAACGGCAATGGGGCACGGTTCGCGAGGATTATTCCGAGTCCGGCGAGTGTTGGGATTATTTCCCGCACGATCACGCACGCAGCCGAGCCTACCGTTGGGGCGAGGATGGCCTACTTGGAGTTACCGACCGCGAGTGCCGCTTGTGCCTGTCGCTCGCTTTGTGGAATGGGAAAGACCCAATCCTGAAGGAGCGATTGTTTGGCCTCGCCGGCCCCGAAGGCAACCACGGTGAGGATGTAAAGGAGTGCTACTTCTACCTCGACTCCACGCCGACGCACTCCTACATGAAGGCGCTCTACAAATATCCTCAAGCCGAATTTCCCTATGCGTGGTTGGTGGAGGAGAATCGTCGTCGCGGCAAGAATGACCCCGAGTTCGAGTTGCTCGATACCGGCGTTTTTAATGACAATCGGTATTTCGATGTGTTCATGGAATATGCGAAAGCCGGTCCAGACGACATATTGATCCGGATTACCGCGGCCAATCGCGGTCCGGAGGCCGCGACGCTACATCTCCTACCCACGCTTTGGTATCGCAACACCTGGATCTGGGGCTGCAAACACGATGGTTGTTGGATCAAACCGCGCATCATACCGGCCGGGGATTCCACTCTTCTAGGTGAGCACGTCAATTTCGGAAAACACTGGCTGGTTGCAGGACCGGGGCCGGATAAGAAAGCGCCGCAATTTCTTTTTACCGACAACGAGACAAATACAAAGGAACTCTATGGCGCTGACAATTACACACCATTTGTCAAGGACGCCTTCCACGACTACATCGTCCGCAGCAAGACCGATGCCGTGAATCCCGAATCGGTAGGCACCAAGGTGGCGGCCTACTACAAACTGGAAATCCCCGCCGGTAAGGAAGTCGTCCTGCGCGTCCGCTTGTCCAACCAGGATCTTACTCCGCAAAAAAACCTGGGTCAGGAATTCGACGATATTTTTGCTGCTCGCCAGCGCGAAGCGGATGAGTTTTACGCGACGCTCATCACTCCCCAGCTTTCCAGTCCGGA
This portion of the Verrucomicrobiia bacterium genome encodes:
- a CDS encoding alpha-E domain-containing protein, with protein sequence MLSRVADSIYWMSRYIERAENVARFMDVNLRLMLDLPMGAEEQWEPMVNTTGDQKLFAGKHPVATRENVIRFLAFDASYPNSILSCLRSARENARSVREIISSEMWEQLNKFYLMVNDAAHSQETLDEPAEFFAAVRNASQAFGGAMNATMSHGEGWHFCRLGLQLERADKTSRILDVKYFILLPTPADVGTPIDDIQWAAVLRSASAFEMYRKRHGRILPEKVVDFLLLDREFPRAIHHCLIKSEESLHLISGTPLGTFRNPAEQRLGQLRSDVAFAQVGDIIASGLHEFLDGFQTRLNLVGGAIFETFFAIRPLAEGARFK
- a CDS encoding peptidase, with the protein product MTFCLGIKVREGLVGLADTRVTIGTEVITARKVYTHQRGRQSLFLMASGLRSVRDKALTYFEEALNDPNQSYDRIFKAVNSFAAQVRRVAQEDKEALAQSGLLFNIYGLIGGQFEGDTEHKMYLVYPEGNWVEIGQGTPYQIIGAGGYGKPVLDRTLTFEDTMRFAFKVGCLAFDSTRISAADVDFPMDVVLYPRDSFQLVEHRYKREDLLDISNWWQERLRKSVSELPSEWIEHAFSKLMPHADKITILQQPRTG
- a CDS encoding transglutaminase family protein — encoded protein: MLFEVTHITTYRYSRPVFLEPHTLRFHPRSDGQQRVNRFALSVNPYPDVMTECLDCEGNVVTEVWFGSLTDAFEVTVKFAVETLRGDPFDYLLSPTAEKLPIQYSSEAGLSLVPYLARDDIDGSVAHFAQSVVQQAKGQTVPFLFLLTQQIHDTCRNVIRQDGDPLSAAATLAAREGSCRDLTVLFMDACRAQGIASRFVSGYQEGVSGLSERDLHAWAEVYLPGGGWRGYDPTLGLAVSDRHIAVAASRTSRGAAPITGTFRGSEATTQMASRIELVAAASPS
- a CDS encoding glucose 1-dehydrogenase, yielding MKAIAVFPAKQELALISHPEPALTSPTQAKLRMLEVGVCGTDKEICVFQYGTPPSGSDHLVIGHESLAEVIEVGQGVSRVKPGDLIVMMVRRPCSHAECLACRSDRQDFCYTGDFTERGIKEQHGFMTEFIVDEEKYMNVVPHELRDVAVLVEPLTIAEKGLTQLWQVQQRLPWACPLEPGKAPASCHRAVVLGAGPVGLLGAMALVNQGFQTFVYSQEPKPSPKSSVVDSIGAMYVSGKDTSLDQLAALVGNIDMVYEATGAAGVSFQLMERLGTNGVFLFTGVPGRKGPIELDADLIMRNLVLKNQVMFGTVNANREAFESAITDLKIFMKKWPGAVRALITQRYPMERYRDLLLGKVGGIKNVISIG